From the Lathyrus oleraceus cultivar Zhongwan6 chromosome 3, CAAS_Psat_ZW6_1.0, whole genome shotgun sequence genome, the window TCCCACAGTCACCTGCAGTTAGTGTATTTTGGAGATTATTTTTGTCATTGCCTCCTCCAATTTTATCTCTCTCCAAATCCTGTCTTACCTATATGCACTACATGCAGGGCAGAATCCTGCAGTCAAACTTACTGCGGAGAATCCAGGGAAGTCACAACGTTCTATGATGCGTGAGCTGTGAGCTGATGAGTAAAATTAGGTTACTTAGCAGCAACTGTGTCGATCATAGATTGCAGGAAATAGTGTTTTGTTCAAATTCCACTATGCTATAGTACTCTAGCGTCACTATAGCTACTATTTGACAATACTTAATAGTTTATACTAGATAGAGAGCTTATCGCGGAACGGCAGTGATTCGTTCAAATTTTGTTGTGCTACGCATAACATATCTGTTATATGACAACACTGTTTAACAGGCAATTAGATCTGATAAGTCTGAACCATATCAAAAAATTGCTGCATTACTACATTGATTCCAACAAAACAACTATACTCATGGAATGTGATTATCACAAGAAGAAACAAATACCTTTCTAGGAGCTGTAAGAGTCCCATCAACATCAAACAAAGCAATCACACCTGGTTTCAGGGCAGCCATTATAACTTTATGTTAATCAAGCACCCCAAACCTGCAAAAAATTGAACCTTTTGATCAACCTTCATGGAAAAACATGTCCATGCTAAAAAATAGTTTAAAGCAAGTCCATAGATTACACAAGAGATATTCAAACTTCAAACAGTTCAACTTCCTGAGCAGTATAGAAATATGTTAAACTACATAAAAAGAGATAAAATTGGGCAAATTTTCGTATTGAAGGCGATGGAAATGAGAGTTACCTGTGTGAAGAGTGTGGAAATGGGAGAAGCAGGTAGAGATTGAATGAAAATGGATCTTCAAAGAGGTTTATATAAATTGGATGAGATCTGTGAAAAAGTGGAAGAGATGCTTCAAGTGGGACCCAAAAGTGACTCCTATCGTATCAGTCAATGTTGCAAAAAGGAAAACGACAGCAAATTCATGACTAAAGTTGCCCCCATTTTGTCGAATTACGTCAAGTTTATTAGTTGTGCAGAAAACACGGTCTGGATTTAAAACCAAATTATAAAACTGGTTGCTGAAAAACTAATCCGGTTTTAAAACCGGTTCAGAAAATAAAAAAACCGGTTATTACGTCAGTCAGAAAAAACAATAAGCGCTAGTGGAGAGAAATTAGGACAAAAAATTTCTAAGCGTGCGATCACCACTACCTGCATAGTCTGGTGTTGCCGCCGTCGCCGTCTGAATCTAGATTATTTCTACGTGCTAGATCTGGATCTCCAGGTGCGATCTACTTCACATCTCCATTCAGTGAATTCGGTTGGTTCCGACTGCCGTGTCGGAGCGAAATCCACCGACTCGAGCGCCGTCACCTTGTATCGTTTCTATGCGAatggaaacaactaaacaaaaGTGACAGAAATTGTACTAAATTCTTCACTATTTTTTCCATGAACAGAATTTGGATAATCCAAATCCAATTAAATTGTTAAACCATTTTGACATAAATCTGGTTCTATTTTTTTAATGCGGTTTTAGATATGAATGTGGGTTCAACCATGAAACTGGTTAATTCGTGCACCTCTATTGCCGTTTTCTTTCATGCAGAGGATATTCAGGAAATAAATTAGGATATTCGGAAAAGATTATTTCAGAAAATTACATTCAGCAACCTATAGTCTATTAAAATATCATTAAAATCTCTTGTAAATTTGCGAAAACATCCTCCCAATTCCTATACACAAAAATGATTTTGAAGTTTGTTTTTCtttaaaatgattttaaaaatattatagTGTGTTATTGCTTTTTGAGACAAATGTTTTTTTTGAATGCGTGCAATTTTAAATTTGATTTATTATTACTTTCTGAGACAAATGTAAAAATGGCACTTTTTATAGTTTGTTAAACCTCATTATCATAGgatttattatttttgtgtgaATGAATATTATAATACTAATATCCTATATTTTGAACATGAATCATGGCATCATCTCCTTACTTGTGCTATGTTTTATACTTATCTATTAGTTTGAAGAATGAcaaataaaagataaaataacCAAACAAAATTAGGAAAGTGCTTGCCATTATCCTAGACTAGATAATGAAAAGTTGTTGTACCATTTAGAAGGCTTTTCAAAAGCCAAATGTTGCGTGCATTAGGCCAAAGGGAAGTTTAGATTAATCATGACTCCATTGATATAAGCATTTAAGCTATACTTGTATCTTTACAAGCACTTTTGACTTTAAGTAGGAATGCAACTTCTTAGCAATTTCACTTCATTGTCTCTATGGTTCACAATAGTGGAAATTCATTCTACTCATAACTTCTGCTAGAAACAAAAACTATGACGCAAACGATAGATATTTAAGTCTCTTAATTACTTGTTCTAAAATTCGATCTCTAATCAATAAATTCGAAAATCATTCATCTGTTACAAAATATTTATTTCTTATGCAAATCTCAATTATCTTAAATGATTAGTTTCTCGATTGTGCGCGAGCAATATTTGTGTAAATGATGATGAAAATAATAAAACAGTAAATTCTGTTTTCTCTTTGTAATAACTAACTTTAGGGGTTAGTTAGAAGTTGTTGAGAAGAGTTAGTTAGGATCTAACTACTTGCCTTAGCTATATATAGTTGTCCTCTATATTGTAACAATTGAGATTGAGAATTACATTTTTTCATCTTTGATCACATACAACTTttctccaagcttttctcttcttTTGGTTATGGAGTTTCAGCTTATTGTTGTATGTTCACATGGTATCACAAGCCTGTGATTCTACTTTCCGCTTCGATTTTTCTCAATCTTCTTCTTTCGATCCAAATTTTTTTTTCCTGcagtttctgcaactttatttGTTTCTCATCATGTCATCTTCAAGCTCTAATAGCAGCGATCATGGTGAATCATCTTCAAGAAACAACAATAAAGGTTATCAAAATGATATCCTAAACCCTTATTTCATGCATCCCAATGAGAATCCTTCTTTGATTCTGGTTACACCATTACTCTCCAATAACAATTATCACTCTTGGTCACGCTCCATGGCCATGGCTCTTCGTTCTAAGAACAAATTGCATTTCATCAATGGTGTTTTACCACGACCTTCTGATCTTGATCCAAATTCCATAGCTTGGGACAGATGCAACACCATGATCATGTCTTGGATCAAGAATGCTGTAGAAGTTGAAATTGCTCAAAGCATCCTTTGGATGGAAAATGCTGCTGATATGTGGAATGAGCTCAAGGAGCGTTTTTATCAAGGCGATGTTTTTAGAATTTCTGATATTCAGGAAGAAATCTGCACATTGAAACAAGGTGATGCTACTGTTTCTTCATATTACACAAAACTGAAAATTTTATGGCAAGAACTAGATAATTTTAGACCTATTCCTGCATGTGACTGTGATACTACTTGTCTTGCCATTACCAAGATTCGCGCTTACAAGGCTAGTGATCAAGTAATCCGTTTCTTGAAAGGGCTGAATGATCAATACTCTGCTATTAGGTCACAAATAATGCTTATGGATCCTCTCCCTAGCATTTGCAAAGTATATTCCTTGCTTGTTCAACAAGAAAGACAAGCTAATCTTCCCATTGATGAGTCCAAGATTTTGGTCACTCCCTCTTCTGATCAGTATCATCGTGATACTCAGTCTAAATCATATTCCAATATGCGTGGTAGAGGCAGCACTAGAGGAGGCAGATATTCTGGTGGCAGGGGCAGAAATAATCGTGTTTGCATACACTGTGGCATGTCTAATCACACCATTGATACTTGTTTTAAAAAACATGGTTATCCTCCTCATTGGAAGCATGAAGGTGCAATCAATCAATGCAATACTGCATCTGATAGACCTGAAAACACATCAGGATCTGATATTGAAGCAAGTGCACCAGCATCTCATGGTTTGGCTTTTACACCAGAGCATCATCAAGCATTGCTAGCTTTACTTCAAGGCTCATCACACTTGCAATCTCATACCATTAACCAGTTAACCTCTCAAACTAATAACCTTGAATCAAGTACTATTTGTACTATCCCAAATTCATTTCATGCTGCATCATTCATATTAGATACAGGAGCAACTGATCATGTTTGTTTTACTCGTGAATATTTTCAGTGTCTTAAGCAAATTAAGCCCATTACCCTCAAACTCCCAAATGGCAGCCTTGTTACCACTAATTTTTCAGGCACTATTcagtttaacaacaacttttaCATCACTGATGTTCTTTATTTACCCAATTTTGCCTTTAATCTCATTTCTGTCACAAAATTAACCAAATTACTCAATTGTCAACTTGTTTTTGATCATAATTCATGTACTGTATAGGACAAGTTTTCTCTGAAGATGATTGGCACAACTGAGTTACATGGTGGATTATATCTCTTGACCTCTCCTTCAGTTACATTACCTAAAACACCTCCCATACATTGTATCAATTCTTCTGTTAATAATTCAAATAGTCATTATCCTGAATGTAGCCTATGGCATATCAGATTAGGACATGCTTCTAATTCCAAATTGATTGAACTCAATAAAGATTTTCCTTTCATCAAACCTATCAATATCAAATTGCCTTGTGATGTATGTTTTTATGCAAAACAGAAAAGACTGCCTTTTTCTCCTAGTTCTCATGCTTCTCAATCCACCTTTGACATATTACATATGGATATTTGGGGTCCATTGGCTATACCATCTATGATGGGCTATAGGTATTTTTTAACTATAGTTGATGATAAGAGCAAATTTACATGGCTGTATCTTATGAGACTAAAATCTGAAACCACTTCTCATGTCAAGTCTTTTGTAGCATTGGTTAAAACTCAATTCAACTGTCATGTCAAGTGCATTAGATCAGATAATGACAATGAGTTTTTGATGCCTGAtttttacaatcaattaggcatCATTCACCAAACATCTTGTGTGGctacacctcaacaaaatggtatTGTTGAAAGAAAACATCAACATATCTTGGGCATCACTAGAGCCTTTTTATTCCAAGCTCATTTGCCTCCATTATTTTGGGCTCATGCAGTGAGTTATGCTGTGCATATCATAAATAGACTTCCCACACTTTTCTTAAAACACAAGTCACCCTACCAAATTCTGTACAACATTTTACCTGACATGACCAACCTGAAAGTTTTTGGTTCTTTGTGCTATGCAGCCACTCTAAAATCCAATAGAAAGAAATTAGATTCAAGATCTAGAAAGTGCATTAATCTAGGTCATAAACCTGGTGTGAAAGGACACCTTTTGTTTGATCTGCATAATAAGGAACTGTTTATTTCTAGAGATGTTGTTTTCTTTGAGTCTCACTTCCCATATAAACATAATCTTCCTCTGCCTTCATCTTCTGCACACACTACTGCACATCTCGATGATTTGTTTGATGATGTGTTTCTGCCTAATTCAGTTCCCAATCCTACATTTAATCATTCAGTTGACAATGGTCATACTGAGAATAATTCTCATTCTATAGATTTCAATTCCAATgaaaccaatcatcctacacaTTCTCCTACCAATGAAACCAATCATCTTCCTTCTGGTAACTGTGAACCCATACCTGTAAGAAGATCACATAGACAAGTTCATCCTCCTAACTATCTAAAAGATTATCATTGTAATCTGCTTCACCATTCTGACTCAGCTGTGGCTTCATCTTCATCCACCTGTAAGTATCCTATTTCATATGTTATTTCCTATGATTCTTTTTCATCTCCTCATAAACATTACATGTTAAACTTGTCTGCCAATCCTGAACCTACATCTTATGAGCATGCTATTTGTGATGAGAATTGGAGAACTGCTATCAATACTGAATTGCAGGCTCTGGTTAAAACTAAAACATGGTATCTTGTGCCCTTACCTTCAAACAAGAAAGCCATTGGCTGCAGGTGGgtttttaaagtaaaaatgcatGCTGATGGTACCATTGAGAGGTACAAGGCACGACTTGTTGCAAAGGGGTTCACTCAAACTGAAGGATTAGATTATACTGACACTTTCAGTCCAGTTGTTAAAATGACCACTGTTAGAGTTTGCTTAGCTGTTGCTGTTGTTCACAATTGGCCTTTGTTTCAACTTGATGTTAACACAGCCTTCCTCCATGGTGATCTTAATGAGGAAGTTTACATGAAGCCTCCACCTGGTCTCATTTTGTCTACACCAAATCTTGTTTGCAAATTGCAAAGATCTCTTTATGGTCTGAAGCAGGCCAGCAGACAATGGAATACAAAACTCACTGACACCCTTATTGCATCAGGTTATATCCAATCCAAAGCAGATTATTCCCTTTTCACTAAGACTTCCTCTCAAGGTTTCACTATGATTCTGGTTTATGTTGATGATTTAGTAGTTGGAGGCACTGATTCTCATGAAATTTTACAAATCAAAACTTGTTTGGATGCTAAATTCAGTATCAAAGACTTGGGAATTCTCAAATACTTCCTAGGCTTTGAAGTGGCTCGCAGCACACATGGTATTTCTTTATGTCAAAGAAAATACACACTTGATTTGATTTCTGATGTTGGTCTTCTTGGTGCCAAACCGTGTTCCACCCCTATGCAACCTCATCTTCAACTCCACAAAACATATGGCACACCTCTCTCTGATCCTACTCCCTACAGAAGGCTTATTGGTCGTTTATTGTATCTCACACATACCAGACCTGAAATTTCATATGCTGTCAGCAAACTAAGCCAATTTCTTGCTGCTCCAACAGATAAACATATGTTAGCTGGTTTCCATGTTTTGAAGTACCTCAAAAACAGTCCAGGCCAAGGACTCATTTTCCAATCTAATACATCTTTATGTCTCAAAGGTTTTTCAGATTCAGATTGGGGGGTTTGTCCTGATACACGAAGATCCACATCTGGTTTTTGTTATTTTCTTGGCACTTCACTCATTAGCTGGAAGAGCAAGAAGCAGCCTGTCATTTCCAGATCTTCATCTGAAGCTGAGTATCGTGCCCTTGCTCAAGCTACTTGTGAAGGGGTTTGGCTTCTCAATATTCTTCATGATTTTCACATCAATCATTCAGTACCTATCATCATTTACTGTGATAACAAATCTGCCATGCATATAGCTGCCAATCCTGTGTTTCATGAGCGCACAAAACACATAGAGATCGACTGCCATGTTGTACGTGAGAAAGTTTTAGCTGGAGTTGTTCATCTTATGCCGGTCACTTCTAAGGAGCAGATTGCGGATATCTTTACCAAGTCTCTTCAACCTGGTCCTTTCAATATTTTGCAATCCAAGCTTGGAATGATTGATATTCATTCCAGCTTGAGGGGGGCTGTAAATGATGATGAAAATAATAAAACAGTAAATTCTGTTTTCTCTTTGTAATAACTAACTTTAGGGGTTAGTTAGAAGTTGTTGAGAAGAGTTAGTTAGGATCTAACTACTTGCCTTAGCTATATATAGTTGTCCTCTATATTGTAACAATTGAGATTGAGAATTACATTTTTTCATCTTTGATCACATACAACTTTTCTCCAAGTTTTTCTCTTCTTTTGGTTATGGAGTTTCAGCTTATTGTTGTATGTTCACAATTTGAAACATTTTGTAATACAATATCTTGCAATTTTCTATAATAGGATTATTCCCATGCACACACGTGCCGTACATTATTCTTGTTCTTCAAGGTTCGAATTTGATTTTCTTACATATGGTCCATTATTCATTCTCTTTAATACATAACACATACTTTTGATCAAAACGGTACACAACTTCATTTCTAAAAAAGAAGATCACTATTTGGATAATCAAAAGCTTATCACTTCACCCTTATTAAAGAAACAACCAGAAACACCACAATTTGGCAAAAGTGCCAACATTATAGGAGTTTCAACACCTTCATCAATGCTTAAGTTTCCAGTATTCTTATTCATATCAGTCTTGACAAAGCCAGGACAAACACAGTTTATCTGAAAATGAGGATATTTCTTGGCCATTATCCTTGTGTATGCATTTAAAGCTGCTTTTGACATTGTATAAGCAGAAGCAAAAGTTGGCCATCCTTTGATCTCTAATAACCCATCTTTGTAATCTTTCTCAAACTCCTTAAGCACCTCATCTATTTTTTCCTTTGTTAAGTTTTCAATGTCACTAAACACTTTTCTAGCATACTCATTTGATATATTCTGAAACAGTAAAAGATGATGGTATTGTAAGAATAGCATCAAAATGTTGTAATCTATGAAAGAGTTGTGTTGTACCTTTAAGAGTCCTGCTCTAGAAGAAATGTTGACAATGGTTGGAGAAGTGGATAGGTGGAGAAGAGGAAGAAGAGCTTCTGTTACTCTTTCTACTCCATAGAAGTTTGTTTTCAAACAATTTTCTGCTAGCTCATAGTTTTCATAACCTACTTCTTTCCAATCAATTTCTGCTCCATTTCTCTACGATAAATTATCACGGTATTATTCACTCATTAGGACTTTTATCTAATAAATAAAATTCGTTCCGTTTAAGGAATCATAAATGAGGAGTGGATCGAGTATGG encodes:
- the LOC127127123 gene encoding (+)-neomenthol dehydrogenase, translated to MGEEAKRYAVVTGANKGIGYGICKKLVLSGVVVVLTARNEERGLEAVERLKKEIGLYDLVVFHQLDVDDSTSVATLAFFIETMFGKLDILVNNAAVSGGKILNGDALLRKRNGAEIDWKEVGYENYELAENCLKTNFYGVERVTEALLPLLHLSTSPTIVNISSRAGLLKNISNEYARKVFSDIENLTKEKIDEVLKEFEKDYKDGLLEIKGWPTFASAYTMSKAALNAYTRIMAKKYPHFQINCVCPGFVKTDMNKNTGNLSIDEGVETPIMLALLPNCGVSGCFFNKGEVISF